A single genomic interval of Chloroflexota bacterium harbors:
- a CDS encoding cytochrome bc complex cytochrome b subunit: MIKSLNMQDVREKALTLLDQRVRIITAGLGLKELRAVLRGDPPTERPNPRYRVHTTSFLFHIRPRYYQEASTWFTHTFRLGFFSTFFFLVEVITGIILMVYYVPSPSEAYQSILKLESEVPFGSLLRDIHRLGAEGMVIFVALHMLRTFLTGSYKKERSFTWLTGVVLLLITLFLSFSGYLLPWDQLAYWAVTIGTSMADKAPLIGTELNLLLRGAPDIGADGLLRFYLLHVVFLPFLAILVISIHYYKVSREHGLSLPARVEEGDLPPEEKKKLTRRVDFIPDLLTHEVFLVCLGIFILVFASATFYDAPLEHHSDPQRTPLDTEAPWYFLWLQGLLKLGDPVLMGIIVPTIFFALLFAVPYIDRNPHRLARKRPVAIFLGLVTTVVLVILSYMGTPGYGIETPAATRILQDLAPEEGIGPLRSIPYDELVPGVYEVNQTDPKTLPPRLGRVFAEFSERINKAAEQGKLPEVQAVLVIEEWQADLKKVTPRIIWTDPESGERKTYERHIFLHQNRPRE; encoded by the coding sequence ATGATCAAATCACTGAACATGCAGGATGTACGAGAGAAGGCGCTCACCCTGCTGGATCAGCGTGTGCGCATCATCACGGCAGGGTTGGGGCTCAAGGAGCTGCGAGCCGTGTTGCGCGGCGATCCCCCCACCGAGCGCCCGAACCCTCGATACCGGGTCCATACGACCAGCTTTCTCTTCCATATCCGTCCCAGATACTATCAGGAAGCCAGCACCTGGTTCACCCACACTTTCCGCCTGGGATTTTTCTCCACATTCTTCTTTCTCGTCGAGGTGATCACCGGCATCATCCTGATGGTCTACTACGTGCCTTCCCCCAGCGAGGCCTACCAGTCGATCCTGAAGCTGGAGAGCGAGGTCCCCTTCGGATCGCTCCTGCGGGACATCCACAGGCTGGGCGCGGAGGGCATGGTCATCTTCGTCGCCTTACACATGCTTCGCACATTCCTGACCGGCTCCTACAAAAAGGAACGATCCTTCACCTGGCTGACCGGGGTGGTGCTGCTGCTGATCACCCTCTTCCTGAGCTTCAGCGGTTACCTCCTCCCGTGGGATCAGCTGGCCTACTGGGCGGTGACCATCGGCACCTCAATGGCCGACAAAGCGCCGCTGATCGGCACGGAGCTCAACCTGCTCCTGCGCGGCGCTCCCGACATCGGCGCCGACGGATTGCTGCGCTTCTATCTGCTCCATGTCGTCTTCCTGCCCTTCCTCGCCATCCTGGTCATCAGCATCCATTACTATAAGGTATCCCGCGAGCATGGCCTCTCCCTGCCCGCCCGGGTGGAGGAGGGCGACCTGCCTCCGGAGGAGAAGAAGAAGCTCACCCGGCGCGTCGACTTCATCCCGGACCTCCTGACCCACGAGGTGTTCCTGGTCTGCCTGGGCATTTTCATCCTGGTGTTCGCGTCGGCGACCTTCTACGACGCGCCGCTGGAACACCACTCCGACCCGCAACGAACGCCCCTGGACACCGAGGCGCCCTGGTACTTCCTGTGGCTCCAGGGCCTGCTCAAGCTCGGCGATCCGGTGCTGATGGGCATCATCGTTCCCACGATCTTCTTCGCCCTCCTCTTCGCCGTCCCTTACATCGATCGGAACCCTCACCGGCTGGCCCGCAAGAGGCCCGTCGCCATCTTCCTGGGTCTGGTCACCACCGTCGTGCTCGTCATCCTGAGCTACATGGGCACCCCGGGTTACGGCATCGAGACGCCCGCTGCGACGCGAATCCTCCAGGACCTGGCCCCGGAGGAGGGCATCGGGCCCCTCCGCTCGATCCCCTACGACGAGCTCGTCCCGGGGGTCTACGAGGTGAACCAAACGGATCCTAAGACGTTACCTCCTCGGTTGGGGCGCGTCTTCGCGGAGTTCAGCGAGCGGATCAACAAGGCGGCAGAGCAGGGCAAGCTGCCGGAGGTTCAGGCCGTGCTGGTCATCGAGGAATGGCAAGCCGATCTGAAGAAGGTGACCCCGCGAATCATATGGACGGATCCGGAGAGCGGGGAGCGGAAGACCTACGAGCGGCACATCTTCCTGCATCAAAACCGCCCTCGGGAATAA
- a CDS encoding c-type cytochrome encodes MTRTQTQISIGILLTLLTAALIIYVGFTEEKRMSSYAAAQQAEAIEVGADLFEINCSGCHGLKAQGIPGLAPPLNDRYFFTQRLEEVGWEGSLEDYIIATISTGRPVSTRPDQYPGGGSPAMPAWSEEYGGPLREDQIRNIAAFIMNWKPIALGQAEIAELPTPTPRPEEADNPIARGQRVFTERGCGGCHTIQGLSAGTLAPNLTQIGKVAASRKPDLSAEEYIRESILTPTAFVVEGYQPIMPQNYGEQLSQQELDDLVAFLLAQK; translated from the coding sequence ATGACTCGCACACAGACGCAAATCTCCATCGGGATCCTTCTGACCCTGCTCACGGCCGCGCTCATCATCTACGTAGGCTTCACCGAGGAAAAGCGCATGAGCAGCTACGCAGCCGCCCAGCAGGCGGAGGCGATCGAGGTCGGAGCGGACCTGTTCGAGATCAATTGCAGCGGCTGCCATGGGTTGAAAGCCCAGGGCATTCCCGGCCTTGCACCGCCCCTCAACGACCGCTACTTCTTCACCCAGCGGCTGGAGGAGGTCGGTTGGGAGGGGTCGCTGGAGGACTACATCATCGCGACCATCTCCACAGGACGTCCTGTATCCACCCGGCCGGATCAATATCCGGGCGGCGGGAGCCCGGCCATGCCCGCCTGGTCCGAGGAGTACGGCGGCCCCCTGCGGGAGGACCAGATCCGCAACATCGCCGCCTTCATCATGAACTGGAAGCCGATCGCGTTGGGGCAGGCGGAGATCGCCGAGCTGCCCACGCCGACCCCACGCCCCGAAGAGGCCGATAACCCGATCGCTCGCGGGCAGCGGGTGTTCACCGAACGGGGCTGCGGCGGCTGTCACACCATCCAGGGATTGAGCGCGGGCACCCTGGCGCCTAACCTCACCCAGATCGGCAAGGTCGCTGCATCCCGTAAGCCGGACCTCTCGGCGGAGGAGTACATTCGCGAATCCATCCTGACTCCCACCGCCTTCGTCGTCGAGGGATACCAACCCATCATGCCGCAGAATTATGGGGAGCAGCTCAGCCAGCAAGAACTGGATGACCTGGTGGCCTTCCTGCTGGCCCAAAAGTAG
- a CDS encoding c-type cytochrome, with the protein MRRSLIRLTALGIALLAILAALQPGGAPSRAQGPPQAELELGARLYAENCAVCHGPNGEGRVGATLAKNWPSIRADLRHHRGGGARLPDARLEQEVRRPPHR; encoded by the coding sequence ATGCGACGCTCACTCATCCGCCTGACCGCCCTTGGGATCGCCCTCCTGGCGATCCTGGCGGCTCTGCAGCCCGGAGGTGCGCCCTCCCGGGCCCAAGGCCCCCCGCAGGCTGAGCTGGAGCTGGGCGCCCGGCTTTACGCCGAGAACTGCGCCGTCTGCCACGGGCCGAATGGGGAGGGCCGCGTCGGCGCCACGCTGGCCAAGAACTGGCCGTCCATCCGCGCCGATCTCCGCCACCATCGAGGAGGGGGTGCCCGGCTCCCCGATGCTCGCCTGGAGCAAGAAGTACGGAGGCCCCCTCACCGATGA
- a CDS encoding c-type cytochrome, with protein sequence MPGSPMLAWSKKYGGPLTDEEIDALVLYILSWETGGIPPLTPTATFTPRPPITPIPGVEGDPNRGAVLYQENCAVCHGPNGEGRVGATLAKNWPSIRADLRPPSRRGCPALPCPPGVRNTAGR encoded by the coding sequence GTGCCCGGCTCCCCGATGCTCGCCTGGAGCAAGAAGTACGGAGGCCCCCTCACCGATGAGGAAATCGACGCCCTGGTGCTGTATATCCTGAGCTGGGAAACCGGGGGAATCCCTCCCCTGACGCCCACGGCGACCTTCACCCCTCGCCCGCCTATCACACCGATCCCCGGCGTCGAGGGGGATCCGAACCGAGGCGCCGTGCTGTATCAGGAGAACTGCGCCGTCTGCCACGGGCCGAATGGGGAGGGCCGCGTCGGCGCCACGCTGGCCAAGAACTGGCCGTCCATCCGCGCCGATCTCCGGCCACCATCGAGGAGGGGGTGCCCGGCTCTCCCATGCCCGCCTGGAGTCAGGAACACGGCGGGCCGCTGA
- a CDS encoding CAP domain-containing protein, protein MRWSIIWILIWLSGTVAGAQTPITSTPPTTHGQNPIEVSTPQPIQTQGVRVDPNDVVDPTLLEHEVVVLTNRIRVEAGLAPLKLHEALRTAARQHAQDMAENNFFDHIGSDGSTLVDRINRVNYPNWLYAAENIAAGFARPADVVQAWLDSPYHRANLLHPDLKEIGVGYAYDPNDQANVRLWDGSIGGPYYHYWVQDFGTRIGAYPVLINLDAYSTLSPEVDLYIYGEGWAKQMRVSNYPDFRDARWQPFRSTMTWTLLPGSGTRTVYVQLKDAIGITINSSDSIELLPPPDPSSYGLEINGGAAYTNQRDLSVHIKAPSGTERMRLSFSSDLSSAPWQPYTPDIRMSIPERREGRVTIYGQIQTQEGWESPVFSDSITVDLSPPAGEVIIRERQPRQLKVLVMAEDPISGVSEMQVGLDPELANVTWQPYTPQVVVPLSGDAGANQTAKVYARFRDRAGNESPIYPATELTLDQRTFLPFVTH, encoded by the coding sequence GTGAGATGGAGCATCATTTGGATTCTCATATGGCTTAGCGGGACGGTCGCGGGGGCGCAAACGCCGATCACATCGACGCCTCCGACGACCCACGGGCAGAATCCGATAGAGGTAAGCACACCCCAACCCATTCAGACGCAGGGCGTGCGGGTCGACCCCAACGATGTGGTCGATCCCACCCTGCTGGAGCACGAAGTCGTCGTGCTGACGAACCGAATCCGGGTGGAGGCCGGGCTGGCGCCCCTCAAGCTGCACGAGGCGCTGCGCACCGCGGCCCGCCAACATGCGCAGGATATGGCGGAGAACAACTTCTTCGATCACATCGGATCGGACGGCTCCACCCTGGTGGATCGTATCAACCGCGTGAACTATCCCAACTGGCTATACGCCGCCGAGAACATCGCAGCGGGTTTCGCCCGCCCGGCCGACGTCGTGCAGGCATGGCTGGATAGCCCTTACCACCGGGCCAACCTGCTGCATCCCGATCTGAAAGAGATCGGCGTAGGATACGCCTACGATCCGAACGATCAGGCCAACGTCCGATTATGGGATGGGAGCATCGGAGGCCCCTACTACCACTACTGGGTCCAGGACTTCGGCACCCGGATCGGGGCCTACCCCGTGCTCATCAACCTGGACGCGTACAGCACCCTCTCGCCCGAGGTCGATCTGTACATCTACGGCGAGGGCTGGGCAAAGCAGATGCGGGTGTCCAATTACCCGGACTTCCGCGACGCGCGATGGCAACCCTTCCGCAGCACGATGACCTGGACCCTGCTGCCCGGCTCGGGCACGCGCACGGTCTACGTGCAGCTGAAGGATGCCATAGGCATCACCATCAACAGCAGCGACTCGATCGAGCTGCTGCCACCACCCGATCCGTCCAGCTATGGGCTGGAGATCAACGGGGGAGCGGCCTACACGAATCAACGGGATCTCAGCGTCCACATCAAGGCGCCTAGCGGCACGGAGCGGATGCGGTTGTCTTTCTCTTCGGACCTCTCCTCCGCGCCCTGGCAGCCCTACACGCCGGATATCCGCATGTCGATCCCGGAGCGTCGTGAGGGGCGCGTGACCATTTACGGTCAGATCCAGACGCAAGAAGGCTGGGAGTCCCCGGTCTTCTCCGACAGCATCACGGTGGATCTGTCCCCGCCGGCCGGGGAGGTCATCATCCGCGAGCGACAGCCGCGGCAGTTGAAGGTGCTGGTCATGGCGGAGGACCCCATCAGCGGCGTCTCCGAGATGCAGGTGGGGCTCGACCCCGAGCTGGCGAACGTGACCTGGCAACCCTATACGCCCCAGGTGGTCGTCCCGCTCTCGGGCGATGCCGGGGCCAATCAGACGGCGAAGGTGTACGCCCGCTTCCGGGATCGCGCCGGCAACGAATCGCCTATCTACCCAGCCACCGAGCTGACCCTGGATCAGCGCACGTTCCTCCCGTTCGTCACCCACTGA